In Helianthus annuus cultivar XRQ/B chromosome 8, HanXRQr2.0-SUNRISE, whole genome shotgun sequence, a single genomic region encodes these proteins:
- the LOC110871586 gene encoding cyclin-dependent kinase G-2 isoform X2 — translation MSKYMAAGRHGGYRDNEFRERESDYDVSKRELPYSKGEYDRLKNGNNHNPGYDRDRGKNQVRARVRHRDGKDRELVNGGGYRSASRNSSGDHRLRVGDREPGELSSDSGSDEAVESEINFKNNEGLKIENCSQSNSSKKRKFSPIVWDRDDKEASNSSVTRSSPANVVLPPPPPLPKSYRRSPIVPTAIAQKSPVESNKVQSSGNTPTDTGKHDSPGFEPRIAKHDSPGIEPHVGLSSSAQEEHLGYNQDVGPPEDDYVPTRTIRSSRWADANSPSDEGELSDDDRVQQKKESLHGSVEYRSRKRSSSPEIGEHYRENSEQIRGRSSASGDASMNDLSDNELERKEYMDIDDEPKKDGTDRSLLSESDSENGDESHGTPEAGGPPSRSVNMLQGCRSVDEFERLNKIDEGTYGVVYRAKDKKTGEIVALKKVKMEKEREGFPLTSLREINILLSFHHPSIVDVKEVVVGSNLDSIFMVMEYMEHDLKALMETMKQPFSQSEVKCLMLQLFEGTKYLHDNWVLHRDLKTSNLLLNNRGELKICDFGLSRQYGSPLKPYTHLVVTLWYRAPELLLGTKLYSTAIDMWSLGCIMAELLSKQPIFNGKTEFDQLDKIFKTLGTPNETIWPGYSKLPGVKVNFVKHQLPALGIIYCGGNSRLRLLLDLLFCLMLDLIC, via the exons ATGAGCAAGTATATGGCGGCAGGAAGACATGGGGGATACCGTGACAATGAGTTTAGGGAGCGTGAATCGGATTATGATGTTTCCAAGAGGGAATTGCCGTATTCGAAAGGGGAGTATGATCGGTTAAAGAATGGGAATAACCACAACCCAGGTTATGACAGGGACAGGGGTAAGAATCAGGTTCGGGCTAGGGTTAGGCATAGGGACGGTAAAGATCGAGAGTTGGTGAATGGTGGGGGTTACCGTTCTGCTTCTAGGAATTCTTCAGGCGATCACCGCCTCAGAGTTGGGGATCGAGAACCTGGTGAGTTGTCTAGTGACAGTGGGTCTGATGAAGCTGTTGAGTCGGAAATAAATTTTAAGAATAATGAGGGTTTAAAGATAGAAAACTGTTCTCAGTCTAATAGTAGTAAAAAGAGGAAATTTTCACCTATTGTTTGGGATAGAGATGATAAGGAAGCTAGTAATTCATCAGTGACTAGATCTTCACCAGCGAATGTTGTTCTACCCCCTCCTCCTCCATTGCCTAAATCCTACCGTCGATCACCTATAGTTCCTACAGCTATTGCACAAAAATCCCCTGTAGAAAGTAATAAGGTTCAGTCTTCAGGTAATACTCCAACTGATACTGGCAAGCATGATTCTCCTGGATTTGAACCCCGTATTGCGAAGCATGATTCTCCTGGAATTGAACCGCATGTTGGTTTATCTTCTTCTGCACAGGAAGAGCACCTTGGGTACAATCAGGATGTAGGGCCACCAGAAGATGATTACGTGCCCACACGGACAATAAGATCCTCTCGGTGGGCCGATGCCAATTCTCCATCTGATGAAGGTGAACTTTCTGATGATGACAGGGTCCAGCAGAAGAAAGAATCTTTACATGGGTCTGTTGAATATAGATCAAGAAAGCGGTCATCAAGTCCAGAGATTGGGGAGCATTATAGAGAAAACTCTGAACAAATCAGAGGACGATCATCCGCTTCGGGTGACGCAAGTATGAATGATCTTTCTGATAATGAGTTGGAGAGGAAGGAATATATGGATATAGATGATGAGCCGAAAAAAGATGGTACTGATCGGAGCTTATTATCAGAGTCTGATTCGGAGAATGGAGATGAATCTCACGGTACACCCGAGGCTGGGGGTCCCCCGTCAAGAAGTGTGAATATGCTGCAAGGTTGTAGAAGCGTTGATGAGTTTGAGAGACTGAACAAGATAGATGAAGGGACTTATGGGGTTGTTTACAGGGCTAAAGATAAAAAGACGGGAGAAATTGTAGCTTTAAAAAAGGTAAAGATGGAGAAAGAAAGAGAAGGGTTTCCTTTGACTTCTTTAAGGGAAATAAACATTCTTCTTTCGTTTCATCATCCGTCAATTGTGGATGTGAAGGAAGTTGTCGTTGGGAGCAATCTTGATAGTATTTTTATGGTAATGGAATACATGGAACATGATCTTAAAGCACTAATGGAGACAATGAAACAGCCGTTTAGCCAGAGTGAAGTTAAATGCCTCATGCTTCAGCTATTTGAGGGAACAAAATACCTTCATGATAATTGGGTTCTTCACCGGGATTTGAAAACCTCAAATTTACTGTTGAACAATCGAGGTGAACTGAAGATCTGTGACTTTGGATTGTCTCGTCAATATGGAAGTCCTCTAAAACCATATACTCATTTGGTGGTTACTCTTTGGTACAG GGCACCAGAGCTTCTGCTGGGAACAAAACTATATTCTACTGCAATTGACATGTGGTCGTTGGGTTGTATCATGGCCGAACTGTTGTCTAAGCAACCAATATTTAATGGGAAAACAGAGTTTGACCAGCTTGACAAG ATATTTAAAACACTTGGCACTCCGAACGAGACTATTTGGCCCGGATACTCTAAACTTCCCGGAGTCAAGGTGAACTTTGTCAAGCACCA GCTTCCAGCTTTGG GTATAATTTATTGCGGAGGAAATTCCCGGCTAcgtcttttactggatctcctgtTCTGTCTGATGCTGGATTTGATTTGTTGA
- the LOC110871586 gene encoding cyclin-dependent kinase G-2 isoform X1 — MSKYMAAGRHGGYRDNEFRERESDYDVSKRELPYSKGEYDRLKNGNNHNPGYDRDRGKNQVRARVRHRDGKDRELVNGGGYRSASRNSSGDHRLRVGDREPGELSSDSGSDEAVESEINFKNNEGLKIENCSQSNSSKKRKFSPIVWDRDDKEASNSSVTRSSPANVVLPPPPPLPKSYRRSPIVPTAIAQKSPVESNKVQSSGNTPTDTGKHDSPGFEPRIAKHDSPGIEPHVGLSSSAQEEHLGYNQDVGPPEDDYVPTRTIRSSRWADANSPSDEGELSDDDRVQQKKESLHGSVEYRSRKRSSSPEIGEHYRENSEQIRGRSSASGDASMNDLSDNELERKEYMDIDDEPKKDGTDRSLLSESDSENGDESHGTPEAGGPPSRSVNMLQGCRSVDEFERLNKIDEGTYGVVYRAKDKKTGEIVALKKVKMEKEREGFPLTSLREINILLSFHHPSIVDVKEVVVGSNLDSIFMVMEYMEHDLKALMETMKQPFSQSEVKCLMLQLFEGTKYLHDNWVLHRDLKTSNLLLNNRGELKICDFGLSRQYGSPLKPYTHLVVTLWYRAPELLLGTKLYSTAIDMWSLGCIMAELLSKQPIFNGKTEFDQLDKIFKTLGTPNETIWPGYSKLPGVKVNFVKHQYNLLRRKFPATSFTGSPVLSDAGFDLLNKLLTYDPEKRITAEEALNHEWFREVPLPKSKDFMPTFPAQHAQDRRTRRVMKSPDPLEEQRRKELQQAEFGTGGLFG, encoded by the exons ATGAGCAAGTATATGGCGGCAGGAAGACATGGGGGATACCGTGACAATGAGTTTAGGGAGCGTGAATCGGATTATGATGTTTCCAAGAGGGAATTGCCGTATTCGAAAGGGGAGTATGATCGGTTAAAGAATGGGAATAACCACAACCCAGGTTATGACAGGGACAGGGGTAAGAATCAGGTTCGGGCTAGGGTTAGGCATAGGGACGGTAAAGATCGAGAGTTGGTGAATGGTGGGGGTTACCGTTCTGCTTCTAGGAATTCTTCAGGCGATCACCGCCTCAGAGTTGGGGATCGAGAACCTGGTGAGTTGTCTAGTGACAGTGGGTCTGATGAAGCTGTTGAGTCGGAAATAAATTTTAAGAATAATGAGGGTTTAAAGATAGAAAACTGTTCTCAGTCTAATAGTAGTAAAAAGAGGAAATTTTCACCTATTGTTTGGGATAGAGATGATAAGGAAGCTAGTAATTCATCAGTGACTAGATCTTCACCAGCGAATGTTGTTCTACCCCCTCCTCCTCCATTGCCTAAATCCTACCGTCGATCACCTATAGTTCCTACAGCTATTGCACAAAAATCCCCTGTAGAAAGTAATAAGGTTCAGTCTTCAGGTAATACTCCAACTGATACTGGCAAGCATGATTCTCCTGGATTTGAACCCCGTATTGCGAAGCATGATTCTCCTGGAATTGAACCGCATGTTGGTTTATCTTCTTCTGCACAGGAAGAGCACCTTGGGTACAATCAGGATGTAGGGCCACCAGAAGATGATTACGTGCCCACACGGACAATAAGATCCTCTCGGTGGGCCGATGCCAATTCTCCATCTGATGAAGGTGAACTTTCTGATGATGACAGGGTCCAGCAGAAGAAAGAATCTTTACATGGGTCTGTTGAATATAGATCAAGAAAGCGGTCATCAAGTCCAGAGATTGGGGAGCATTATAGAGAAAACTCTGAACAAATCAGAGGACGATCATCCGCTTCGGGTGACGCAAGTATGAATGATCTTTCTGATAATGAGTTGGAGAGGAAGGAATATATGGATATAGATGATGAGCCGAAAAAAGATGGTACTGATCGGAGCTTATTATCAGAGTCTGATTCGGAGAATGGAGATGAATCTCACGGTACACCCGAGGCTGGGGGTCCCCCGTCAAGAAGTGTGAATATGCTGCAAGGTTGTAGAAGCGTTGATGAGTTTGAGAGACTGAACAAGATAGATGAAGGGACTTATGGGGTTGTTTACAGGGCTAAAGATAAAAAGACGGGAGAAATTGTAGCTTTAAAAAAGGTAAAGATGGAGAAAGAAAGAGAAGGGTTTCCTTTGACTTCTTTAAGGGAAATAAACATTCTTCTTTCGTTTCATCATCCGTCAATTGTGGATGTGAAGGAAGTTGTCGTTGGGAGCAATCTTGATAGTATTTTTATGGTAATGGAATACATGGAACATGATCTTAAAGCACTAATGGAGACAATGAAACAGCCGTTTAGCCAGAGTGAAGTTAAATGCCTCATGCTTCAGCTATTTGAGGGAACAAAATACCTTCATGATAATTGGGTTCTTCACCGGGATTTGAAAACCTCAAATTTACTGTTGAACAATCGAGGTGAACTGAAGATCTGTGACTTTGGATTGTCTCGTCAATATGGAAGTCCTCTAAAACCATATACTCATTTGGTGGTTACTCTTTGGTACAG GGCACCAGAGCTTCTGCTGGGAACAAAACTATATTCTACTGCAATTGACATGTGGTCGTTGGGTTGTATCATGGCCGAACTGTTGTCTAAGCAACCAATATTTAATGGGAAAACAGAGTTTGACCAGCTTGACAAG ATATTTAAAACACTTGGCACTCCGAACGAGACTATTTGGCCCGGATACTCTAAACTTCCCGGAGTCAAGGTGAACTTTGTCAAGCACCA GTATAATTTATTGCGGAGGAAATTCCCGGCTAcgtcttttactggatctcctgtTCTGTCTGATGCTGGATTTGATTTGTTGAATAAACTTCTAACATATGATCCCGAGAAG AGGATAACTGCTGAGGAAGCTCTAAACCATGAGTGGTTCCGTGAAGTTCCGCTTCCAAAGTCTAAAGATTTTATGCCGACGTTTCCAGCTCAGCATGCTCAAGACAG GCGTACACGGAGGGTAATGAAAAGTCCCGATCCTTTAGAGGAGCAACGCCGGAAGGAGCTGCAACAAGCTGAATTTGGGACAGGTGGCTTATTTGGATAG
- the LOC110871586 gene encoding cyclin-dependent kinase G-2 isoform X3 yields MSKYMAAGRHGGYRDNEFRERESDYDVSKRELPYSKGEYDRLKNGNNHNPGYDRDRGKNQVRARVRHRDGKDRELVNGGGYRSASRNSSGDHRLRVGDREPGELSSDSGSDEAVESEINFKNNEGLKIENCSQSNSSKKRKFSPIVWDRDDKEASNSSVTRSSPANVVLPPPPPLPKSYRRSPIVPTAIAQKSPVESNKVQSSGNTPTDTGKHDSPGFEPRIAKHDSPGIEPHVGLSSSAQEEHLGYNQDVGPPEDDYVPTRTIRSSRWADANSPSDEGELSDDDRVQQKKESLHGSVEYRSRKRSSSPEIGEHYRENSEQIRGRSSASGDASMNDLSDNELERKEYMDIDDEPKKDGTDRSLLSESDSENGDESHGTPEAGGPPSRSVNMLQGCRSVDEFERLNKIDEGTYGVVYRAKDKKTGEIVALKKVKMEKEREGFPLTSLREINILLSFHHPSIVDVKEVVVGSNLDSIFMVMEYMEHDLKALMETMKQPFSQSEVKCLMLQLFEGTKYLHDNWVLHRDLKTSNLLLNNRGELKICDFGLSRQYGSPLKPYTHLVVTLWYRAPELLLGTKLYSTAIDMWSLGCIMAELLSKQPIFNGKTEFDQLDKIFKTLGTPNETIWPGYSKLPGVKVNFVKHQLPALGDFLV; encoded by the exons ATGAGCAAGTATATGGCGGCAGGAAGACATGGGGGATACCGTGACAATGAGTTTAGGGAGCGTGAATCGGATTATGATGTTTCCAAGAGGGAATTGCCGTATTCGAAAGGGGAGTATGATCGGTTAAAGAATGGGAATAACCACAACCCAGGTTATGACAGGGACAGGGGTAAGAATCAGGTTCGGGCTAGGGTTAGGCATAGGGACGGTAAAGATCGAGAGTTGGTGAATGGTGGGGGTTACCGTTCTGCTTCTAGGAATTCTTCAGGCGATCACCGCCTCAGAGTTGGGGATCGAGAACCTGGTGAGTTGTCTAGTGACAGTGGGTCTGATGAAGCTGTTGAGTCGGAAATAAATTTTAAGAATAATGAGGGTTTAAAGATAGAAAACTGTTCTCAGTCTAATAGTAGTAAAAAGAGGAAATTTTCACCTATTGTTTGGGATAGAGATGATAAGGAAGCTAGTAATTCATCAGTGACTAGATCTTCACCAGCGAATGTTGTTCTACCCCCTCCTCCTCCATTGCCTAAATCCTACCGTCGATCACCTATAGTTCCTACAGCTATTGCACAAAAATCCCCTGTAGAAAGTAATAAGGTTCAGTCTTCAGGTAATACTCCAACTGATACTGGCAAGCATGATTCTCCTGGATTTGAACCCCGTATTGCGAAGCATGATTCTCCTGGAATTGAACCGCATGTTGGTTTATCTTCTTCTGCACAGGAAGAGCACCTTGGGTACAATCAGGATGTAGGGCCACCAGAAGATGATTACGTGCCCACACGGACAATAAGATCCTCTCGGTGGGCCGATGCCAATTCTCCATCTGATGAAGGTGAACTTTCTGATGATGACAGGGTCCAGCAGAAGAAAGAATCTTTACATGGGTCTGTTGAATATAGATCAAGAAAGCGGTCATCAAGTCCAGAGATTGGGGAGCATTATAGAGAAAACTCTGAACAAATCAGAGGACGATCATCCGCTTCGGGTGACGCAAGTATGAATGATCTTTCTGATAATGAGTTGGAGAGGAAGGAATATATGGATATAGATGATGAGCCGAAAAAAGATGGTACTGATCGGAGCTTATTATCAGAGTCTGATTCGGAGAATGGAGATGAATCTCACGGTACACCCGAGGCTGGGGGTCCCCCGTCAAGAAGTGTGAATATGCTGCAAGGTTGTAGAAGCGTTGATGAGTTTGAGAGACTGAACAAGATAGATGAAGGGACTTATGGGGTTGTTTACAGGGCTAAAGATAAAAAGACGGGAGAAATTGTAGCTTTAAAAAAGGTAAAGATGGAGAAAGAAAGAGAAGGGTTTCCTTTGACTTCTTTAAGGGAAATAAACATTCTTCTTTCGTTTCATCATCCGTCAATTGTGGATGTGAAGGAAGTTGTCGTTGGGAGCAATCTTGATAGTATTTTTATGGTAATGGAATACATGGAACATGATCTTAAAGCACTAATGGAGACAATGAAACAGCCGTTTAGCCAGAGTGAAGTTAAATGCCTCATGCTTCAGCTATTTGAGGGAACAAAATACCTTCATGATAATTGGGTTCTTCACCGGGATTTGAAAACCTCAAATTTACTGTTGAACAATCGAGGTGAACTGAAGATCTGTGACTTTGGATTGTCTCGTCAATATGGAAGTCCTCTAAAACCATATACTCATTTGGTGGTTACTCTTTGGTACAG GGCACCAGAGCTTCTGCTGGGAACAAAACTATATTCTACTGCAATTGACATGTGGTCGTTGGGTTGTATCATGGCCGAACTGTTGTCTAAGCAACCAATATTTAATGGGAAAACAGAGTTTGACCAGCTTGACAAG ATATTTAAAACACTTGGCACTCCGAACGAGACTATTTGGCCCGGATACTCTAAACTTCCCGGAGTCAAGGTGAACTTTGTCAAGCACCA GCTTCCAGCTTTGGGTGATTTTCTG GTATAA